One region of Pseudoalteromonas galatheae genomic DNA includes:
- the sdhC gene encoding succinate dehydrogenase, cytochrome b556 subunit — protein MKMQRPVNLDLTTISMPITAKASILHRITGVAFFFALTFVIWAWSESLSSSEGFMFVKELMTSFVAKFIAWGTLTVLSYHVIAGIRHMIQDKGCWEELESSANSAKVALALWAVLAILAGVWIWS, from the coding sequence GTGAAAATGCAAAGACCTGTAAATCTAGATCTTACGACTATATCTATGCCAATAACGGCTAAAGCGTCGATTCTTCACCGTATTACTGGTGTAGCGTTCTTCTTCGCTTTAACCTTTGTGATTTGGGCTTGGTCTGAATCTCTCTCTTCTTCTGAAGGCTTCATGTTTGTAAAAGAACTGATGACTAGCTTTGTCGCGAAATTCATCGCGTGGGGCACCCTAACTGTATTGTCTTACCACGTTATCGCTGGTATCCGTCACATGATACAGGACAAGGGGTGTTGGGAAGAATTAGAATCAAGCGCGAATAGCGCGAAAGTTGCACTAGCGCTTTGGGCTGTTTTAGCAATTTTAGCTGGAGTATGGATATGGTCTTAA
- the sdhD gene encoding succinate dehydrogenase, hydrophobic membrane anchor protein, translated as MVLNQATLKRDGVQDFVSLRTTALIILAYAVFIIGYLLLTPELTYEAWSGLFSNLAVKAATMITLVCIMVHTRIGLWQVLTDYVKNSTTRTVLGFVLNLMAIAYVAIGLFVLWGV; from the coding sequence ATGGTCTTAAATCAAGCGACTCTTAAGCGTGATGGCGTACAAGACTTCGTGTCATTACGCACAACTGCGTTAATTATCCTAGCTTATGCTGTATTTATCATAGGCTATTTATTATTGACTCCTGAACTGACCTATGAAGCTTGGTCAGGGTTGTTCTCAAACTTAGCTGTTAAAGCAGCGACGATGATCACACTCGTTTGTATCATGGTGCATACACGCATTGGTTTGTGGCAGGTTCTAACTGACTACGTTAAGAACTCGACAACTCGCACTGTCCTTGGCTTTGTATTAAACCTTATGGCAATAGCTTACGTAGCTATTGGTCTATTTGTTCTATGGGGTGTTTAA
- the sdhA gene encoding succinate dehydrogenase flavoprotein subunit: MKYNVREFDAVVVGAGGAGMRAALAISESGKTCALISKVFPTRSHTVSAQGGITVALGNSHEDNWEWHMYDTVKGSDYIGDQDAIEYMTKTGPEAITELENMGLPFSRFENGRVYQRPFGGQSKNFGGEQAARTAAAADRTGHALLHCLYQQNVKNKTNVFSEWYALDLVKNDKGDVVGVTAIDIESGEVVYFKSKAVVLATGGAGRIYASTTNAHINTGDGVGMAVRAGISMQDMEMWQFHPTGIAGAGTLVTEGCRGEGGYLLNKDGERFMERYAPNAKDLAGRDVVARAMMTEIREGRGCEGPWGTHIKLKLDHLGEEMLNLRLPGVCDLSKTFAHVDPAKEPIPVIPTCHYMMGGVPTNVNGQVLSVSENGDERIIEGLFAVGEIACVSVHGANRLGGNSLLDLVVFGRAAGNFLGTYLNNFESTGEASKDDVDNAFARYNRWESSEAGKGEDPVQIKKDLQECMQLNFSVFREGDAMAEGLKELKEIRERLKHARLDDKSSEFNTQRIECLELDNLMETAYSTAVAANFRTESRGAHSRFDFPERDDENWLCHSVHHPGSDSMTKREVNFAPTTREAFPPKARTY; this comes from the coding sequence GTGAAATATAACGTACGCGAATTTGACGCAGTTGTAGTTGGTGCTGGTGGCGCGGGTATGCGCGCGGCACTCGCTATTTCAGAATCAGGTAAAACTTGTGCTCTTATTTCAAAAGTTTTCCCAACTCGTTCTCACACAGTATCTGCGCAAGGTGGTATTACAGTCGCGCTAGGTAATTCTCATGAGGATAACTGGGAATGGCACATGTACGATACGGTGAAAGGGTCAGACTACATTGGTGACCAAGATGCCATCGAATACATGACTAAAACGGGTCCTGAAGCTATTACTGAGCTTGAGAACATGGGACTACCTTTTTCTCGTTTTGAAAATGGTCGTGTTTATCAGCGCCCATTCGGTGGTCAGTCTAAAAACTTCGGCGGTGAGCAGGCTGCACGTACAGCGGCGGCTGCTGACCGTACTGGTCACGCATTATTACATTGCTTGTATCAGCAAAACGTGAAAAACAAAACAAACGTGTTCTCAGAGTGGTATGCGCTTGATTTAGTTAAAAACGACAAAGGCGACGTCGTTGGTGTTACCGCGATTGATATCGAAAGTGGCGAAGTCGTTTATTTCAAGTCTAAAGCAGTGGTATTAGCAACGGGTGGTGCAGGTCGTATTTACGCATCTACTACTAACGCACACATTAACACTGGTGATGGTGTTGGTATGGCGGTGCGTGCTGGTATTTCAATGCAAGACATGGAAATGTGGCAGTTCCACCCAACCGGTATTGCAGGTGCAGGTACGCTTGTGACAGAAGGCTGTCGCGGTGAAGGTGGTTACCTTCTAAACAAAGACGGTGAACGCTTCATGGAGCGTTATGCACCTAACGCAAAAGACTTAGCTGGTCGTGACGTTGTTGCACGTGCAATGATGACAGAAATTCGTGAAGGCCGTGGCTGTGAGGGTCCTTGGGGTACACATATCAAGCTTAAACTCGATCACCTTGGTGAAGAGATGCTAAATCTACGTTTACCTGGCGTATGTGACCTTTCTAAGACATTTGCACACGTTGACCCTGCTAAAGAACCAATTCCGGTCATCCCAACATGTCACTACATGATGGGTGGTGTACCAACGAATGTGAATGGCCAAGTGTTAAGTGTTAGTGAAAATGGTGATGAGCGTATCATCGAAGGTTTATTCGCTGTAGGTGAAATTGCGTGCGTATCAGTACACGGCGCAAACCGCTTAGGTGGCAACTCGTTGCTTGATTTAGTTGTATTTGGCCGTGCGGCAGGTAACTTCCTAGGCACGTACCTAAACAACTTCGAGTCTACTGGTGAAGCATCGAAAGATGATGTTGATAACGCGTTCGCACGTTACAATCGCTGGGAGTCGTCTGAAGCTGGTAAAGGTGAAGATCCAGTACAAATTAAAAAAGACCTCCAAGAGTGTATGCAGCTTAACTTCTCTGTATTTAGAGAAGGCGATGCAATGGCTGAGGGCCTTAAAGAGCTTAAAGAAATCCGCGAGCGTCTTAAGCATGCTCGTCTAGATGACAAGTCATCTGAGTTCAATACGCAACGTATTGAGTGTTTAGAACTAGATAACTTGATGGAAACAGCGTACTCGACAGCAGTAGCCGCTAACTTCCGTACAGAGAGTCGTGGTGCACATTCACGTTTTGACTTCCCAGAGCGTGACGATGAGAACTGGCTGTGCCACTCAGTTCATCACCCGGGGTCTGATTCG